GTAGCGACCCTCGCGCAGGGCATCGCCGATGACGTCGACCAACTCGAGCTCCGGCTCGTCCGTGCCGCGCTTGGCGCCTTCGGTGACCAGTTCCTCGTAGGGGTACGGCACCTGCGGGTACACGTAGAGCATCTTCATGTAGGCGTGGCTGGGCACCCCGTCGAGGTGGAAGTAATACTCCTTCACATCTTCCGCGTGGTTGCCTTCGTGGCCGGTCACGCCGAAGAGGCGCTCCTTCAGGATGCGATCGACGCCGTTCCAGAAGGCGAAGGCCAGACACAGGTTCTGGTGGCGGTTGCAGAAGCCGGCGATGCCGTCCTCGTTCCAGCGGTAGACGCGGCTGCGGGCGTGCTCGTGGGGGAAGTAGCGCCAGGCGTCGCCGTCGCGGCTGTAGTCCTCGCGCACGGTACCCCAGGCGCGGTCCGCCACGTAGGGCCCCCAGTTCTTCCAGTCCGCCCGGCGAGCTTGCGAATCGATTAGGCGCTGATGCTCGGCAGAGGTCTCAGCGCGGTGAACCCGATCGCTCATGATGCGCCGTGACTCGCGCCCTTGGACGCCCCCTTGCTATCGAGATCGTCGTTCCACAGCCAGGCGCCACCGGTCATGCCCTCAACGTTGGTGAACAGGCGGACGTTCGCGGGTAGCTCGCCCTCCAGGTGCTTCGCGTTGCCGCCGCCCAGGTGCACCAGGTCGTAGTTCCAGATAGGCGCCAGGTCCGCCAGCATGCGGTGCACGCGCTCGGACCAATCGCTGTTGCCCTTGCGCTTGCGCGCTTCGTTGGAGACGCGCTCCTCGTAGGTGTCGCCCTTGCGCCAGGCCTGGTGGGCGAGTTCCAGGTTGGGCACCAGGCGCCCGTCCACGAACACGGCGGAGCCAAGGCCG
The sequence above is a segment of the Pseudomonadota bacterium genome. Coding sequences within it:
- a CDS encoding glucosidase yields the protein MSDRVHRAETSAEHQRLIDSQARRADWKNWGPYVADRAWGTVREDYSRDGDAWRYFPHEHARSRVYRWNEDGIAGFCNRHQNLCLAFAFWNGVDRILKERLFGVTGHEGNHAEDVKEYYFHLDGVPSHAYMKMLYVYPQVPYPYEELVTEGAKRGTDEPELELVDVIGDALREGRYFDIVIEQAKVSEDDLIVRITAHNRGPDPAPLHILPHLWFPNTWSWGHDDRRPTLAAVEGGAVRAEERHLGARWLYARSDGDANP